The genome window GCATTGATTgtttatgtagatgatataGTCATAACTGGAAATGACATCAGATAGTAACTGAAGCTACAAAAGTATTTGTCTCagaaatttgagatgaaggatttaggtgatttgaagtactttcttgGAATTGAAGTAGTAAGGTCAAAAACTGGTATATTTCTGTCTCAAATGAAGTATATAATGGATTTACTCACTGAAACATGAATGCTTGGGTGTAAGCTGGCTAACACACCCATTGAGATGAATCACAAGTTGTGTGAAGACATGGATGAAGAACCAACCAATAAGGAATAGTATTAATGCTTTGTTGGAAGGTTGATATACCTGGCACACACAAGACCATATATTGCATATGCTATGAGTGTGgttagtcagtttatgcattcactcagtgtttctcataggaatgCAGTTGATCGGATCTTAAGACACTTAAAGTCAGCTCCTGGGAAGGGATTAGAGTTCTCAAAAAATGGAGATcttgaagttgttggatataCAGATGTTGATTGGGCTGGGTCCATTACAAATAGACGCTCtacttttttttactttacaTTCGTGGAAGGTAACCTAATCACTTGGcagggtaaaaaaaaaaaaatgtggttTCTCGGTCTAGTACAGAAGCAGAGTATAGAGGAATGGCTCAAGGAGTTTGTGAATTATTGTGGATCATAAGACTCTTGACAGAATTGGGCTTCAAACTAGAAAAGCCAATGGAGTTGCATCGTGACAACAAGTCAGCTATCGATATTGCTCAcaatccagttcaacatgatcgaaccaaacatgttgaggtggatagacatttcatcaaagaaaaaatagagaatAAGATCATCCGCCTCCCATTGATAAAATTAGAAGATCAACTGGCAGATGTCTTAACAAAAACTGTTTGTGGAAGAGTATTTTATAAATCACTTACCAAGTTGGGCATCAGTGACGtatatgcaccaacttgaggaaGAGTGTTGGCgcgagtctcctaattaaataaggagatttatttccttgattaatttagggatttactttcttattttatataattgacAAATCActgtataattaggagataaTATCCTACTTGATTACTATATCTATTTCCTTATAAGGCACTTATATAAACTCCTATATAaacctccttatggagaagaatacaaCTTAACataaagtattcaaaccatattcatattttagcatgtgGTATATGTTATGGTTTTAAGATCTAATATTAATCACTGAAAGATACAAGATATTATTGAATTTGAAGAATACCAACAAGAACAGAggaacaatttttatttttatttttatttatagcaATGAAAATTGAGATGTTTGCATTCCATAAATCATTTTGTCAACTGACTTTTCTTTGCATAGATATTTGTGTGTCGAAAATTTGACTATCTATCAACCAATGACTAACTTTACTACAGTAATTTCACATTCTCCTATACTAGTCGAAAATTTGACTATATCAAACAATGACTAACTTCTAGAAGTACTTGAGCAACAATTTCTACCACTATATAGTTATTTATGTTGCAGGTAAAGTGAAGATCCCAGTTTCACTTTGCTACTTCATCTCATTACCTCAATTTATCTGACGACCTTTTTTTGACATTATCCTCAGTTTCCTATTTTGACTGAGGGAAAAAACAGAGCCAAAACAGGACACGTTGAAAAGTAGCTCACTTTTGCTGTATAAATAATCTGTTTTTGCAAGCACTGCAATGCAATGCACACACAAAAGCTAAGATGGGTTCCACAGAAGTAGCTACTAAGCCACATGCTGTTTGCATTCCAGTTCCTGCTCAAAGTCATATAAAGGCAATGCTTAAATTTGCAAAGCTCCTACACCATAGAGGTTTTCATATAACCTTTGTTAACACAGAGTTCAATCACAAGCGTTTTCTTAAATCTCTAGGATCCAATTCCCTTGATGGCTTGCCTGATTTTCGGTTTAAAGCCATCCCGGATAGCCTTCCGGATTCAGATGAAGATGCCACACAAGATGTCACCTTGCTTTGTGAATCCgtcagaaaacaaaatttattggCTCCCTTTCATGCCCTCCTTGCAAAACTCAACAATGATGCCATATCAACATCCAGCAATCCTCCTGTGACTTGCATTGTTTCAGATGGTTTCATGTCCACGTTCACAATCACAGCGGCTGAAGAAATTGGAGCCCCTATAGTGCTGTTCTACACTATAGCTGCCTGCAGCTTCATGGGATGTAAACAACTTCGCGCTGTGGTGGAGAAAGGACTTGCTCCACTCAAAGGTGAAATATATAACTATTAATTGAAGCAATTGTTCTTTAACTTATGGTTAACTCTTAACTGCTTGTTTGTAAATTTGCAAATGAAATGTTTCTTCAATTGTCTATTGCAGATGAGAGCTGTTTCACAAATGGCTATCTGGACACCGTAATAGATTGGATCCCGGGAATGAGAGATATCCGTTTGAGGGATCTCCCGACCTTCTTGCAAACCACAAATGCGGATGACACCATGTTAAACTTCATCATGGAAGCAACCGATAGAGCTCATGAAGCTTCGGCAGTTGTTCTTCATACTTTTGATGCCTTGGAGCCAGATGTTTTGGATGCTCTCTCATCTATGCTTCCCCATGTGTACACCGTCGGTCCTCTTCAATTGCATCTCAATCAGATACCAGAACACCCTTTGAAAACGGGATACAGTCTATGGAAAGAAGAAACTGAATGCCTCGAGTGGCTAAACACCAAGGCACCAAACTCAGTTGTCTATGTGAATTTCGGCAGTATAGCAGTCATGACACCAGAACAGCTTGTAGAGTTTGGGTGGGGACTTGCGAATAGCAAGCTTTCATTCTTTTGGGTAATTAGACCTGATCTAGTTTTTGGAGAATCCGCTATTTTGCCGCCAGAGTTTGTGGCTGAAACTAAGGAAAGAGGTCTAATAGCTGGGTGGTGCCCACAAGAGCAAGTCCTTAACCACCCATCAGTTGGAGGATTTTTAACGCACAGCGGTTGGAATTCAACAGTTGAGAGCATTACTGCAGGAGTTCCTATGCTCTGTTGGCCATTCTTCGGAGACCAGCAAATGGACTGTCGCTATACTTGCAATGAATGGGGCATTGGCATGGAGATTAGTAATGATGTGAAGAGGGATGAGGTAGAGAAGCTTGTCAAAGAGTTAATGGAGCGAGAGAAAGgtaagaagatgaaaaataaggTCATGGAGTGGAAGAAACTTGCAGAAGAAGGCCCGTAAAAACTGTGTTACTATATCtagaattttgttttgctcaAATTATATATTGGTGTCTTCCATAAATACTATATGTTTCAGTGTTGACGGCTTACAACTCTAATTGCAAAGACAATTCAGATGGTAAATAAATATCTAAACAATAGAAAGAAATAACGAGAAAATATTGTAATTACCCAAttattcaattcaaaattaagaagAGCCATCCTCCCAAaaggcccacttactaaattTAGATTTACTCCCAATATTTGATTGTTGTTTAGAAGATGATTgccaaatttgtttttgggttgagaaaaattctgaaaaaaaGTATTTCGTGAGAGTAAACAAGTTGAATCTAGTGTAATCTTGAAGGCGCTGGACCTAGAGGAAGTTGGGTATGCCCTTTTAAAGCAGTGCCAGGAAGACACAATTGAAGGAAAGATTGCCGAGAACTCCGTTGATCTTGTCAATTTAATGACATTTGGATTGACGATTCTTTGGGATGAGAGATTGGTTGCAGAAGATAATTGGAATTGTTCCAAAAAGGTCAAATATTctaaatatctttttatttggtaAGGAATGTTTCAATTAGGTGCTAACAGATCCAGAATGAATATGAATAAATTGAAGATTCTATTTCCTCAATTAAATGGTTGAATTCGAGGACGAATTCTTTCCAACCAAGAGAGTCTGATGCAAGAGTATATGGATAATTAccatttaattagttatttcatgagatattgttattttcttatttaggtagttttaggatatcttttattatttatgtctgattttataattgattagtttttcttttggaccAAGTAGTCTTGGTGCCCAAGGCTATAAATAAGGCTAATGTAATAGTGATAGGGGAGTTTATGTTGATAATTATtgaaatagtttattttttgcttGGATTTGCTACGATATATGTGAATTTGCACTAACCTTAAATTTTGATGCTCATGTGTGTTGTTAGTGACATGTGTTCGGACCCCGATCCCCATTAGTGATGCAGCTGTAACCCAAAATGACAGAAATGAAGAGGGCACGCTTTAATTTTGAAGGTAAATGAACCGAACTATTGTATAGCATCTTCCTTAGTCCTTACATCACCAAGAAACGGAAGTTGTCTCTTTGTCTTAATCAAGTTGTTTCCTTGATGTCTTGATCAACTGATGTTTATTTGCACGTATATTTTTGGGCTGGAAAAGTTGACTATTTATCAATCAATGACCAACTTTTCGAAATACATGAACCAACATGAttgcatatataaattcaaaatatggTCACcgaaattatattattttaaaaatttaatcaTATTTTGTAGACTATTAGTGATGTAACAATTCATACCATATATATCGGGCACAATTTCGTGTCAATTTGACTGAATCGCCCAATTCAATAATTAGaggggttgggttgggttggctTAATAATGAACGGAtattggtttaaaaaaaatcataaaccgCTATGTACGGGCTGGaactaaaacataaaaatatggTTAATTTTCAGTTAACTCGACCGAACTGCCCAACTCAATCACAAAAGGATTGGGTTGGGTTGACCTAATAATGAGTAGATCTTTGatccaaaaaatcataaaccgCTATATATGGGGTTGTGACCAAAACCGACCTAACCCAACCCATGCCGAGTACCCCTACCTAGTGCGAAATTCTATAATGAGGGTGCCATATGAGCCCCTCATGTGGACTTTCATATTTGTCACATGATCATGTTATTAAACTTCAGTGAAGTTATTATATGAATCATGTGGCTAATATGAACACAatcatttcattaaatttCAGTGAAATTACTATTCAGATGTATCATGTAGCTAATATAAAGGTCTATATAGTCTATATAATATTGCACCCTCACCATATAGAATGACTCCCTACCTAGTATGCCActttatatgaaaaaattcatatataaaaattatgttAGGCCCAAttattcaattcaaaattacGAAAAGCTATGCTCGAAAATGGCCCACTTATTCATTAAATTCATAATCTAAGCTAGTTAACCTAGTTGAATAAaatcaagaaataaaaaacatcGAGCCCAATTTCACATTTTTGAACCAtgacaaagaaattttctaTTGACAAACACTTTTACCAATTATTTCTATATGTTTCAATGAAGGTTGAAGTCAGACTTGTTTAATTAATAGGTATGGTGATTGATgatttcttttagttttgaatttcatgctttgttttttgggaAATGATCCCTTTCTTGTTGTGTAAAAAGTGTATAcatatattctttttatatGCATACAGATAATATTTTCTCAAAAGTATttacaataaaaacaaaggcttaataattaattaattaatgatatcTATCAGTCATCCGACCAAAGGCttaataattaagaaaaattaggttttagacataattaactttattaattagtttgtaagatattggatattttggttttagttttaatacctaggaaaaaaactactattttggattagcccaaagagaggcccagattcgttgggccaggtaaaaaataacaactgataagacaattctaccattctgataagacaattctacccttctggtacaattctacaatggcacatgtagtaattttagggttgttggatgtccttttggtaaaattaggtggctttggttttatattaattaagcaaaattaattatctttcttccaaattagttaagttttttatgggttaaaactaaagagccctAATAATTATTAGAAGGACAAgacatgaaattaaaatacGAGGACAAAACAAACAACCTTGATTAAAGAAGATCCTGAGATCCAATCTTACTAAAAAGAATAAATCTTTTGGCAAATTGAGTGAGTGGTAGTAGTAGAACCAATAATCGaaccttgttttttttgtttgaccAATAATCGAAGCTTTAAGTGTTTATATAGAAAGAGTAAACCTGCCTGCTTGAAAAGGGGAGCATTTTCATGGACATgtgtcaattttttaaaagatagtGAGGTACACCTTGGATTAAAGtagtgagcaaaaatgctcaTGTTGAAAGGTAGCTAGTCACATCCATGGACTGGCTCCAcagtagcacgatattgttcGCTTTGGGTCCCCCTCTCTGTtagtcgatgtgggatgttacaatccatCCTCCCTTAGaggcccgacgtcctcgtcagcacactcgcaccacacggcagagtggttctgataccaaattgtcacatcccatGACCGGCtctgccgtagcacgatattgtccgctttgggccccttCTTTACCCtcatagttttgtttttgggaactcacgagAAACTTCCCAGTGAGTCACctatcctgggattgctctagcccaaactcccttaacttcggagttcctatgGAAtctgaagccagtgagctcccaaaaggtcTCGTGTTAGATGGAGGTGCGTATGTACATATGGAAGTGGGTATGTACATataggccccgtttggttaATGGGAAAGTAGGCTTGGGAATGAGAAttcaattgctttcccatgTTCGGTAAGACCAGGCATGGGAAATGGTTGTCTGGCATATGAGAAAGTAtgggggaaagtgaagccctccTCTTAACTTGAGGTTTGTTTTCCCttctcatgggaaagtttaggaaaatgagccaatattcaatgcacaattttcatgactattttgtccctatgacaatttataattacaacgtatcattaaatgcattcttttttttatttgatttaatatgggtataattggaaaattatacaaactttgttttccattcctactcaaaacaaacatgggaaaggaaacaaagtgAAATCTCCCGGTTACTTTCCCGacattaccaaacgtgggaaATGAATTAGTACCTGTGCAAACAGAGTTAAAATCACATAGaatacttgcaagaatacaaggCTATGGCTATTGTAGTATAGATGCTCATGCAAGGTCGTTTTCCTCAAGGACTAATTAGCAatttaagtaaaaacaaattccaaatgactacttaaaataaaaggtcaagaaagatgattatgaatttggttgattctaaaaacaaatattaaacaaaaacaaatacgattgaaggaaagagttttgaatatcaatttataaaagcactagggtttcaccatcacctagcaattctatgaacttttaccaattacttatgatttgcatatgccactttgaaggttcggttttcctaatgtatattctacttggaacctccaacacagaacgtatatccaacatgcaacccgtccggacgttcggatcaaatctgaacatgaaagactcattaagttttatgaaaaccctttgaaaaaccatgcaacccttaagccgtggtgttcatcttaagtgaaattacaattattaatcacaagaagctagcatcaatttcagggaaccttccgaccaaaattgcatcaaattacttttctaaagatcctaatggtgatcaagcattaagacaattagatagTTTAAAACAGTGATTAACAATTCAAGTAGGCATGCACTcatcataagcaattaaataaaaatcacatattcatgctaaggttcaaggcttcaccctagcaaaagaaatttagttacgcatactcataattgaaatccaagaaaatatcattaagaagaaaagaacgaaaacatctgaaagttgtgaaaacccaaaaccataGCAATTGCTCTCCACAATGCAAAGTTGAAAAGTCAAAAAGAAGTCCATAATTCCTTGTGAGAAAGAGCTTAAATACCCCTTAAAACCTAGTTGCCAATGTACAGCTTTTCCATccccacaaggaaactaattaaaataaaataaaactaggaaataaagtccaaattggaataggagaatctgcccaaaatctgcccagccacgtttttgccccaaatctcctccaaatctggcccaagatagcttgttttaaagataaaaatgtttTGAACACTTCTCTAGAAGGCCACGAACCCATTCGAGGTCATCTTGTGCTCCAAAAacgcaataaaagcccaacacgtcactattccagcaccgcgcactgctcctttattttattgccagaAAATAACCGCTTGGAAGAAaactctgaaattttgatatgatcaagctaagtgactcaagaacgtcctccaactggaattactccaaaattcctccatttgattatgttttgctccAGAGAGAGTCGAAAGTCGtatattggaaatataattcaaagtatcaaaattcttccaaaatattaaccaaaatatactaagaatgaggttaaatatataatataaaatatgtccATCAAAATACCCCCAAACTTAGCTTTTGCTTGTCCTCAAGCGAAACAAgactcaaacaaaaataaaaacttaacagATTAGACATCTGGCTAACACTTAACCAGGACAAAATTTCCACCTTCAAGTTGCAAtccatagaaaattttaaaaactagaACATCCTTTCCATAGATCCAAGTAATCCCACCACAAAGTCTAAGCTATTTAGACTCAATTAGAAAAGAATTCACAAACTTCTTTCGGTGTAAAGTGAACCATTATGGTTATGGAGACTCGACTAAAACCCTTAACTCTCATCCCTTTTATTCATACTTCACACACtccacactttttttttttcctttttttttctttttgttttgtttttctttttgttttgtttttgtttttgtttttgttttttttttgtttttgttgttataGTAATAGTAGTGGTTGTGCAATGTTGGTTCCCTTAAGCTTTCGATCCAACCGCGTAGCGAGCTTTAGGTCAATGTCTCCCAAACCACTCAGGTTTTAGGGCACTAGGTGTAGAACACCCCTAAGGACTTATTAACTCAAGCTGAAAAGGCTACGAAACCAACTAACCACCCTGCCTCATGCCAAAACTCTATCGTTTGTCTCGAGAATCACTGCTGATTAGGCAGGACTGGCCCGGTTACTAGCAAAGCTTCGGGTGAGGCAATTATTACTTTATAACACATACTAACTTTATTTATATTGAACAGAAATTAAAACACACTTGGACAAAAAGTAAGTATTCCAATCTCACTCCCCAAAAACCATGTTGATGTGATGTGCAAATTTCAAAGTATAATTCATGAATTAGTGTCTAAGCaacaataaatagaaaagACTCTATTGTGGGATTGATCTTCACCATGTCCATTTGTTCTAAcgttttaaaataatctatGGATATTaacttaaaaatgaaaatttttaaacaagactcaaaaaaggaaaaatataaaatttactTTCCCACCCCCAAACTTAAATCACACTTTGTCCTCAAGGCGtggaaaataaacaaaggaaACAACTAAAGAAGTAATTaggagagaaaaaacaaaaaaaaaataaaagaaaaaagaaaaagaaaagacaagaacataaaacataaacagaaaaaagtaaaagagaaggaaaaaaaaaaaaataaataaaaagagagagagagaacacaCCAGGGATGCGGAGGTGATGCTGCGGTGATTCGAACGCAGGACCTGTAGCTCGGATGCAAAGAGCGCTGACCAACAGCCCAAGTCCGCACATGTGTCAAATTATCGCGACAGCTACTATATATACTGGTTTAGCAGCGTTCATGTGtcaattgaaaaatattgaatCCCCTTCGTCTAACCTGGAGTCCAGAGCCAAAAAGCTCGCCTTTGGCCATTCGCAACTCAGATTGAAAATCACAAAAGACGCTCTCTTTTTATTTCACTCAGTTTCAACCCATCCATCTCCACCCTCTCCCCTTGTCATCTCTAGCAAGAACTCAAGAGCCTTGGCTATCTTTCAGAGCATAGTCGTGTGGGTTCATCTGTGTCAGGGTGCCAGATCTAGAAAACcttcaacaaaatcaaaatcaccaTCCGCTGCGGCTTTGTCGAAGAGACAATCGGATCCTCACCGAGATCCGTCCCAACTCCGACCCCAACGACTCGAATGAGCTGACCCTGACCGAGTTCAACCCCAACACCACATACACTCGGAGTTCCTGAGCTTGGTTAACGGTAAGCTTCACGTTGTGCTCGTAACTAGGTCTCATTGTGGGTATTTTTGTGTTGAAAGTAATTAAGAACAAGAGTGATTATTGCAGACTTCGTTACCTTGTTCTGAGATACTCATCCCCGTCTGTTGGCGGATTTCAGCGAGCAAGTCAATCTTCAAGTTGCGAGTAGGTATAATATCAAATTCCTGCaactaaataaagaaaacaacaacaaaataattattattttttttccgaaaataaaagaagtaaAGAGTTTAGAAAAATTGGATTGCCTCCCAATAAGCGCTTTATTTTAAGTCTGTAGCTAGACTTTGTAAAAGTCTGGTGGTCAATTCACTGGTTCCTTTAGAGTCAACGACTCGGTTGTAGTGTCAAAGGGTGTCTCCACGTAGGGTTTTAGCCTGTGACCATTCACCTTGAACGTGTTGTCTTTAACTTCATTAGTGATGTGAACTGCTCCATGAGGAAAAACTTGAGTCACCAAGTAAGGTCCAGTCTAGCGAGATTTTAATTTCCCTGGAAATAACTTGAGCCTTGAATTGAATAATAGAACCTGTTGTCCGGCTGAAATTCCTTCCTTAAAATTTGACTGTCATGAAATGTCTTAGTTCTGTCTTTATAGATGCGAGAACTATCATAAGCACCCTGACGAATTTCTTCTAGCTTATTAAACTGCAATTTTCGCTTTTTCCCAGCAATCGGCATAAAAACTGTCTTGAACCATAATGTCTACCACGTAAATGTGCGTACATTCTTGCTGTTCAGTAGGACGTTTTGCTGcctcaaacaaattaaataccACAGATTGGTCCTGAACCCTAAGAGCAATGTTCCAGCTTCCACATCGATTAAAGTCCTAGCTATTGCCATAAACGGTCTCCCAAAAATAATAGGTGTTTGAAGGTCTTCGTCCATGTCTAGAACCACAAAATCTGCTGGTAGATAAAGATTATCAACATTTATAATTAGATCTTCAATACCACCTCTTTGATAAGTAATTGAACGGTCAGCCAGTTGAAGTATCATTGATGTAGGGTTTAAATCTCCTTGCCCCAATTgctggaaaacagaaaaaggcaTCAAATTAATACTTGCACCCAAATCAATTAAAGcacttttaaaattaaaattttcaatagcgcaagaaatattaaaactCCCTGGATCTTTTTTCTTAGGTGGTAGTTTGTGTAGCAAAACTGCGCTGCACTGTTGTGTCAAAATAACTTTGTCCAAATCTGAAGGCTTCTTTTTGCTGCTGCAAACTTCCttaaaaaatttggcataTGATGGAATTTTCTTGATTGCATCCAGTAATGGAATGTTGATTTGAACCTTGGATAATGTCTGCATAAAGTCCTTAAGTTGCtgatcttttgcttttggcttCAAACGTTCTGGATATGGAATTGGGGCCTCATAAACACGCTCAGGAACTTGTTTTGGAACAGTTTCTAGATCTGCCAGATTATGTTTTTCTGCAGGTTTGGCAGGTTCTGCTGCTGCAAAATTTTCTGTATTACCCTCTACTGCTTGCTGCTCCTTTAATGCTATTTTCACGATTGTCATAGCTTTTTCCATATTGTAAAGTCCGAACAACGTTGCAATCTTCACGTCCATTTGGATTAGGAATTGTTTGACTAGGAAATTTGCCCTTTTCTCTGTCTGAAATCTGTGTAGCTAGCTGTCCAAATTGTTGCTCCAAACTTTTAATTGATGCTTCAACATTTTGAAATCTTTGATTGTTGCCCTCGATGAATGATTGAGTTGTTGCTGCCAGTTTAGCAAGTTGATGTTCCAGAGATGGTTTGGAGGGAACAAAAGGTTTTTGTGCATGCTGGAATGGTTTGGCATTAGTCTGATTGTCACCCCATTTGAAATTAGGGTGATCCCTCCATCCAGGATTGTAATGAGTTGCATATGCATCATTCCTAGGCCTTTGATAGCTGTTCATCATATTGACATGTTGTTCAACAAGCTCTGGGTAAGAGTCTCTATGTGGACAGCCCATTATGTCATGTGTAGCCATACTGCATATAGTGCAAACTGTTGATGTAGGTGGCTGCTGTGTAGAACTTGCTAGATGTTGTAGAAGCATATCAAACtttgcatcaattttcttatccattttttccatttgtgCAGACATATTGGGAGAACCTACTGATAACTCAAAAATGCCCCTTTTCTGTGAATGTTCTGCTGCCCATTGCTGAGATTCTGTAGCCATCATATCAAACAGTTCAAATGCCTCTCTTGCAGATTTATTTGACAATGATCCTCCTGCTTATGCATTCACATGGCTCTTAGATGTAGGATTAAGcccatcaaagaaaatattcatttgtgtATCTGAATCAATTTTAACATGTGGACACTTTATGTACATCTCTGTATATCTCTCCCACGCTTCATGAAACTCTTCATTAGGCTTCGTGTAAATGTCAAAATCTCCCTCTTGAAATTCAATGTCTTGGATGCTGGATAATATTTGTTcaggaattttgtgtgtaacTGCTGCCAAGTAGTAATGCTATTAGCTGGTAGAGTGAATAACCAAGTTTCTGCCTTGTCCTTCAAAGTGAAAGGGAAAAGACGTAACTTAATAGCCTCAGTAGAAAAACCCCTAATCAAAATATTCTTGCAACCCACAATAAATTTTGCAATATGTATGTTTGCATCTTCATTAGGCAGCCCCCGAAAAGTAGGTAGAATTTCAAGCATATGGTGCCTGATCTTGAACGAATCACCCTCTTCTTGTTCAGGATACACAATGCAATTGGGAACATCAGTGGCACGGGCTTCCAATGACTCCCTGAGTGGTCTACCTGCTGCAGGTAATTCTAACGCCATGTTACCCTCGTTTGCAAACAGATTCTGAAGAAAAGTGCCCTGCAGTGAACAGTCCCAAGCCCAAGTAACTTCTCTCCGCTGTCTATGCAATGTGCGCTCTGGTTCTGGACCATGCAGTCTGCAGAATCTGcaacagaaacaaaattgttcaatttcaattttttttgggttgttttgacgaaaattaaaaataaaataaatcagaaaaaggttaaacaaaaattgtctAAAATAGTCCCCGGCAGTGGTGCTAATTTCTTGATAGGATTTTTAGTACCTGTGCAAACAGagttaaaatcacataaaatacttgcaagaatacaaggCTATTGTAGTATAGATGCTCATGCAAGGTCGTTTTCCTCAAGGACTAATTAGCAatttaagtaaaaacaaattccaaataactacttaaaataaaaggtcaagaaagatgattatgaatttggttgattctaaaaacaaatattaaaacaagaacaaatatgattgaaggaaagagttttgaatatcaatttataaaaCCACTAGGATTTCACCATCACCTAGCAATCCTATGAACTTTTAccaattacttatgatttgcacatgccactttgaaggttaggttttcctaatgtatattctacttggaacctccaacacagaacgt of Prunus dulcis chromosome 4, ALMONDv2, whole genome shotgun sequence contains these proteins:
- the LOC117625495 gene encoding 7-deoxyloganetin glucosyltransferase-like, which codes for MGSTEVATKPHAVCIPVPAQSHIKAMLKFAKLLHHRGFHITFVNTEFNHKRFLKSLGSNSLDGLPDFRFKAIPDSLPDSDEDATQDVTLLCESVRKQNLLAPFHALLAKLNNDAISTSSNPPVTCIVSDGFMSTFTITAAEEIGAPIVLFYTIAACSFMGCKQLRAVVEKGLAPLKDESCFTNGYLDTVIDWIPGMRDIRLRDLPTFLQTTNADDTMLNFIMEATDRAHEASAVVLHTFDALEPDVLDALSSMLPHVYTVGPLQLHLNQIPEHPLKTGYSLWKEETECLEWLNTKAPNSVVYVNFGSIAVMTPEQLVEFGWGLANSKLSFFWVIRPDLVFGESAILPPEFVAETKERGLIAGWCPQEQVLNHPSVGGFLTHSGWNSTVESITAGVPMLCWPFFGDQQMDCRYTCNEWGIGMEISNDVKRDEVEKLVKELMEREKGKKMKNKVMEWKKLAEEGP
- the LOC117625496 gene encoding uncharacterized protein LOC117625496, with the protein product MATESQQWAAEHSQKRGIFELSVGSPNMSAQMEKMDKKIDAKFDMLLQHLASSTQQPPTSTVCTICSMATHDIMGCPHRDSYPELVEQHVNMMNSYQRPRNDAYATHYNPGWRDHPNFKWGDNQTNAKPFQHAQKPFVPSKPSLEHQLAKLAATTQSFIEGNNQRFQNVEASIKSLEQQFGQLATQISDREKAMTIVKIALKEQQAVEGNTENFAAAEPAKPAEKHNLADLETVPKQVPERVYEAPIPYPERLKPKAKDQQLKDFMQTLSKVQINIPLLDAIKKIPSYAKFFKEVCSSKKKPSDLDKVILTQQCSAVLLHKLPPKKKDPGSFNISCAIENFNFKSALIDLGASINLMPFSVFQQLGQGDLNPTSMILQLADRSITYQRGGIEDLIINVDNLYLPADFVVLDMDEDLQTPIIFGRPFMAIARTLIDVEAGTLLLGFRTNLWYLICLRQQNVLLNSKNVRTFTW